A DNA window from Heterodontus francisci isolate sHetFra1 chromosome 49, sHetFra1.hap1, whole genome shotgun sequence contains the following coding sequences:
- the LOC137358262 gene encoding probable G-protein coupled receptor 139 yields MTIVILYRGKCGLSKCVTRYLVTMAVMDLLVVFLDLILRHIPIVYREHFRFMNYIRVCNIHAVLLYAITDCSVWATVTFTFDRFVAISCQKLKRKYCTERIAAVVLGTVIVLCCLSNIFWYFVFKNYYPFINFPWFCFMPIVVMRSFFWLIVIAIHHLLNPALPFILILLLNVFTVRNILVSSRARRRLRGKSIGDRPKDPEMESRRKSIILLFVISWNFILLWAVFALHSIWYQMFVFGYDTISPPDTLNQLGFMLQQLSCCTNTFIYAVTQTKIREQMKDVVKYPFKLIVKVIKM; encoded by the coding sequence atgacgattgtgatcctgtatcgaggaaagtgtggtctttccaaatgtgtcactcgctacctggtgaccatggcagtgaTGGATTTACTGGTTGTTTTCCTCGACCTGATATTAAGGCACATtccaattgtttatcgggaacatttTCGTTTCATGAATTACATccgtgtgtgtaatatccacgccgtcttgCTTTATGCCATTACTGACTGTTCTGTCTGggccactgtcactttcacctttgatcgttttGTAGCCATTTCTTGCCAGaaactgaagagaaaatattgtactgagagaatagcggctgtggttctgggaacagtgattgtACTGTGTTGTTTAagcaacattttctggtattttgtgTTCAAAAATTACTATCCATTTAtcaatttcccctggttttgttttATGCCAATTGTTGTTATGAGATCTTTCTTCTGGTTAATAGTGATAGCCATTCATCATCTTCTAAACCCCGCTCTCCCATTTAttttgattctgctgctcaatgtttTCACTGTCAGGAACATTTTAGTGAGTAGcagagctcgcaggagactccgggggaAAAGCATTGGGGACCGtcccaaagacccagagatggagagtcgaaggaaatccattattttattgtttgTTATCTCGTGgaatttcatattgttatgggcaGTGTTTGCATTGCATTCAATATGGTACCAAATGTTTGTTTTTGGGTATGATACGATATCGCCACCTGATACATTAAACCAACTGGGGTTCATGCTACAAcagctgagttgctgcacaaatacttttATTTATGCCGTGACGCAAACTAAGATCAGGGAGCAGATGAAGGATGTGGTCAAGTATCCCTTCAAACTAATTGTTAAAGTCATTAAAATGTGA